TCATTCAAGACCTACGCTGGTTGCTGGCAGGCTGATAACAAGTGTTGTGCCCTTCCCTTCCTCACTTATAGCCTTTATTTCGCCGCCATGGTCTTTTATTATCATATAAGAGATCGGGAGACCCAATCCTATCCCTTTATCCTTTGTTGTATAATAGTATTCAAATATATTATGAAGCTCCTCTTTTTTGATGCCAGTCCCTGAGTCTTTAATGTAAATATTGATGTTCTTCCCTTTATGTTCTGATGATATCTCTACAACCCCATTATCTTCTATTGCCTCTATACTGTTCAGGATAATATTATGAAAGGTCTGCTTAACCCTTTCCTTCTGAGCATGTATATACATATCTTTATCTATTTTGTTTATTATAGCAATCTTTTTGGAGCTTGCCTTTTCTTTCAGGATGGTAGTTACCTCCTCAATTATAGTATAAAGGTTTTCATTAAGAAATGGGACATGGGCCTTAGTAGAAAGAAGAAACTCCTCCACAATCCTGTCAACCCTTGTGAGTTCACCTTTCATTATATCAATAAATTTGTAATACTCCTCCTTTTCCTTTTCCGGTATAAATTCCCTCTTTAATCTTTGCACCGACATGCTAATGGCATTGAGAGGGTTTCTTATCTCGTGAGCCATGCCTGAGGCAAGCTTGCCAAGAGAGACAAGTCTTTCCTTCATTGCCAATTCTTTCTCCATTTCTTTCATCTTCTTTCCATGTCTTCTTTCCAGAAGAAATATTACATAAGTGCTTAGTGCACCTGAGATGATTAAAAAGAGGAGTATGGATATAAGGCTAAGGGTGGTTCTTTTCACAATGTCATTTGCAAGCTCTTTTGATATAAGGATTTCAACTGTATATTTTGGGAGGAATCGTGAATTAAGAGGTTTAGATAATGTAAAAAGGTCCCCCTTTTTTTCATCGAAGGTTATATAGGGGACACCTTTCTCGTCGTATATCCTTATACCGGCAATGTTGAAGCCCTTCTCTTCCCTTTCCAGTATTTCCTTTATAATGAATTTTTTTCTGAGCATTTCCAGTTCATTGTCGTCTAAGCTGAAAAAAACAATACGCTCATTTACCCTGATACCCATAAGGAGTGATTTATTGTGATTAGTAGGCATTTTTATCAGCGTCTTCTGTTTTCCTGATTTCAGGGTATGAATGTATGAAGATGATACCTTCAGTACCCCTTTTTTCATTATCGTCTTACCATCTTTGTCTATCACCATGAGGTTTGTGACCGGCAGCCTTTCTACCTCCTTATCTGAGATGTTGTGAAAGAGCGCATACAGTTCTTCTACTATCGCCTCATCGTATACCATTATATTCAGGAAGTTTGGCGTGATTATGGTGGGGGATTTCTCGATAAGGCTCAGGTATTCAAGGTTTATTTCTATTTCTCTCTTAATATGTTTAAAAAGTATCTCCCCTTCACTTTTTAACAGTGTTTCAATGTTGTTTTTTATAATTCTGATCTGAAAATATCCGGTTATTGTGATGAGTAGAAAGAATATGGCGAACAACAGGGAAGGGAAAAGAAAGGGCCTTTTATCTTCCATACCTTCTTTGACGGAAAGGACGGTTTATTTTTTGTCTCTCAGTATCGCAGAAACTGTTATATCTTTCCTTCTGCTTATTATTTAAGGTTCTGGACACTTCCCCACTGTATTGGTTGTAGAGATTTTC
This sequence is a window from Pseudomonadota bacterium. Protein-coding genes within it:
- a CDS encoding ATP-binding protein, translating into MEDKRPFLFPSLLFAIFFLLITITGYFQIRIIKNNIETLLKSEGEILFKHIKREIEINLEYLSLIEKSPTIITPNFLNIMVYDEAIVEELYALFHNISDKEVERLPVTNLMVIDKDGKTIMKKGVLKVSSSYIHTLKSGKQKTLIKMPTNHNKSLLMGIRVNERIVFFSLDDNELEMLRKKFIIKEILEREEKGFNIAGIRIYDEKGVPYITFDEKKGDLFTLSKPLNSRFLPKYTVEILISKELANDIVKRTTLSLISILLFLIISGALSTYVIFLLERRHGKKMKEMEKELAMKERLVSLGKLASGMAHEIRNPLNAISMSVQRLKREFIPEKEKEEYYKFIDIMKGELTRVDRIVEEFLLSTKAHVPFLNENLYTIIEEVTTILKEKASSKKIAIINKIDKDMYIHAQKERVKQTFHNIILNSIEAIEDNGVVEISSEHKGKNINIYIKDSGTGIKKEELHNIFEYYYTTKDKGIGLGLPISYMIIKDHGGEIKAISEEGKGTTLVISLPATSVGLE